DNA sequence from the Trichormus variabilis 0441 genome:
GCCCTTTGATTTGACACAAACGCCACTGCTAAGAACAACTTTATTACAGTTAGATGTAACTGAATATGTACTATTATTGACCATTCATCACATTATTGCTGATGGTTGGTCAATAGATGTCTTGATTCGTGAAGTAATGGTGTTGTATGAAGCATTTTGTAGTGGTCAACCTTCTCCCCTAGCCGAATTACCTATTCAGTATGCAGATTTCGCGTTTTGGCAAAGTCAATACTTGCAAGGAGAAGTTCTCGCAAATCAATTAGCATTTCGGCGAGAAAAGCTAGGACATCACCCACCTGCACTAGAACTACCTACTGACCGTCCTCGCCCAGCAATTCAGACGTTTCGGGGTGCTACGCAATCTTTTTCTTTATCTGCTGAGGTGACGCAAGCCCTCAAAACTCTGAGTCAAACAGAGGGAACTACTCTGTTTGTTACCCTGTTGGCGGCGTTCAAAACTTTGCTTTATCGCTACACAGGACAGGAAGATATACTGCTGGGTTCTCCTATTGCTAACCGTAACCGGGCTGAAACTGAAGGGTTAATTGGCTTTTTTGTCAATACTTTGGTGCTGCGTACTGATTTGTCGGGTAATCCCAGTTTTCGGGAACTAATTGCTAGGGTACATGAACAGGCATCAGCGGCCTATGCACATCAGGATATTCCCTTTGAGCAGTTAGCCGCAGAACTACAGCCCCAGAGGGATTTAAGCAGAAATCCATTGATACAAGTGATGTTTGTGCTGGAAAATCGGTCTAGGTTGCTTGGGGAATTGGGTGACTTAAAGTTGAGTCTGCTAGAAATCAATACAGCGATCGCTAAGTTTGATTTAACCTTGATACTATCGGAAACCTCACAAGGTCTAAATGGTTGGCTGGAGTACAGTACAGACCTATTTGATGCAGTGACAATTACGCAAATGGTCAGACATTTTCAAACTTTAGTCGGTGGTATTGCAGTTAACCCTGACCAGCGTCTTGCTAGTTTACCTCTCTTAAGTGCGGCTGAACAACATCAGCTTTTATATGAATGGAATCACCCAGAAATTAGCTATCCGCAGCACTATTGCATTCATCAATTATTTGAACAATCTGCACAACAGGCACCAGAAGCGATCGCAGTTGTTTTTGAAGAGCAACAAATAACTTACCAAGCTCTCAATCAACAAGCAAACCAACTAGCACATTACCTGCGTTCCCTTGGTGTCAAACCAGGGGTGAAGGTGGGTATCTGTGTCGAGCGTTCCTTGTGGATGATAGTAGGTATTCTCGCTATCCTCAAAGCAGGCGCAGCTTATGTACCCCTTGACCCCAGCTATCCCCAAGAACGCCTCGCTTTTATTATCCAAGATGCTCAATTAGAAGTCTTGCTCACCCAGCAGCAATTGTTGGAAGTCTTACCACCGCATCAGGTTCAGGTAATTTCCCTAGATAGAGATTGGCAAATCATTGCTCAGGAAAATCAAGCTAATCCTGCCTGTACTGCTACCGTGGGTAACTTAGCTTATATTATTTACACCTCCGGTTCTACTGGTCAACCCAAAGGTGTATTAGTCCCTCATCAAAATGTCACACGTCTATTTGAGGCTGTGCAACCCTGGTTTGAGTTTAATCAACAGGATGTGTGGACGCTATTTCATTCCATTGCTTTTGACTTCTCAGTGTGGGAACTTTGGGGGGCTTTGTTGCATGGTGGAAAGTTAGTTATAGTACCTTATTGGCTGAGTAGATCGCCGGAAGCTTTTTATCAATTGTTGTGTAAACAAAAGGTAACGGTACTCAATCAAACTCCCTCAGCTTTTCGCCAACTAATACAAGCCAAAGAGCCTTTCAATCATCAATTAGCCTTGCGTTTGGTAATTTTCGGTGGAGAAGCTTTAGAAATCTCCAGCTTGCAACCTTGGTGTGAGCGACATGGCGATCGCTATCCGCAGTTGGTCAATATGTATGGCATTACAGAAACAACTGTCCATGTCACATATCGTCCCATCACAATGGCAGACTTGCAAGTTAACTCAGGGAGTATTATCGGTCGTCCCATCCCCGATTTGCAAGTGTACATATTAGACCAACATCAGCAACTCGTACCCATTGGCGTTTCCGGTGAGATGTACATTGGTGGTGGAGGTTTAGCCAAAGGTTATCTGAACCGCCCGGATTTAACCACCGAAAAATTTATACCTCATCCTTTTAGCAATCAGCCAGATGCAAGGCTGTATAAGTCTGGTGATTTAGCTCGTTACTTACCCAATGGTGATATTGAATACTTGGGACGCATCGACCATCAGGTGAAGATTCGCGGTTTTCGTATTGAATTAGGGGAAATTGCAGGGATATTAACTCAACACCCATCTGTGCAAGAAACCGTGGTACTGGCGAAGGAAACCTCATCTGGAGAAAAATATCTAGTCGCTTATGTGGTTTTCCGCCATCAGCAGACTCCTACAACTAGCCAACTGCGAAACTTCCTGAAAAAACAACTGCCTGATTATATGCTGCCATCAGTGTTTGTGGTTGTGGAAGCTTTACCTTTAACAGCCAATGGTAAGCTAGACCATCAAGCATTACCAGAACCAAGCACCAGCAGACCAGAATTAGACACTGCTTTTGTCTCCCCCCGTACAGCCACAGAAAAGATATTAACTGAAATTTGGTCACAAGTGCTGGGTTTTGCAGAAATCGGCATTTATGATAACTTTTTTGCTTTAGGGGGAGATTCGATTCGTAGTATTCAAGTCCGTTCTCTGGCGCAAGAACGTGGATTGTATTTCTCCCTACAACAGATTTTTCAACATCAGACAATTCACGAACTGATTGCAGATGTAGTTATAGCAGAAAATCCCCAGGCTACCACACAATCAATTGCAGCATTTAGCTTAATCAGTGAACAAGAGCGATCGCAATTACCGGAAAATATAGAAGATGCCTATCCCTTAACTATGCTTCAGATGGGGATGCTCTTTCATAATGAGTATGATACTGATACACCTATTTATCATAATGTTGCGAGTTTACACATACAAGCTCCTTTTGCACCGCAACATTTTCAGACAGCCGCACAGCAACTCATAAATCGCCATCCGGTCTTACGGACTTCGTTTGATTTGAGTAACTTTAGTCAACCGTTACAGTTGGTGCATAAAAATGTTGCTGTCGCTTTGCAAGTAGAAGATTTATCTCACCTCTCGACTATTGAACAAGAAGAGATATTAAATGCTGAGTTAGAAGCCCAAAAACGCCATAAATTTGATTGGACATCTCCACCACTATTACGCTTTCATATTTACCGTCGTAGCAGCCAAACTTTTCAGTTTAACTTTAGCGAACATCATGCAATTCTCGATGGCTGGAGTGTCGCTACAATGCTGACGGAGTTATTTGAAAACTACTTTAGTTTGTTACAAGGAGAAACACCAACTATTAAATTATCGCCTGAGATAGCTTTTCGAGATTTTGTTGCTTTACAACAAACAGCCCTCCAGTCACAAGCATCTCAAGACTACTGGAAGCAAAAGCTCAAGGGCTGCATGATGACTAGAATACCACGGGAGTATCAGCCTCAGTCTGCCACAACCTCAGCCATTCGTGCATTCCCCGTTCTCATTAGTGATGAAACTGCAACTGGATTGCAACAACTAGCGAAAGTAGCCAAAGTTTCCCTTAAGAGTGTATTAGTCGCTGCACATATATATGTACTTAGTCAGTTGAGTGGGCAATCAGATGTGGTGACAATTATGGCATCTCATGGCCGCCCAGAAACAACTGATAGTGATTGGAGTTTAGGACTTTTTCTCACTCCCTTACCACTGCGGATGAAACTTTCCGGCGGTACTTGGATAGACTTAGTACAACAAACTTTTGCGGCTGAGAAAGATTTATTACCCCACAGATTGTATCCATTAGCTCAGATGCAAATCGATTTGGGGAATCAGCGTCTAGCAGAAACATCGGTAAACTTCACACGCTTTCATGTCTACGAACGTTTGCAACAACTCAGTGGTTTACAGATAATCGACACCCAGGGCTTTGCAATGACAGATTTTGCCCTAGTCGCTGAATTTAGTTTTGATGTTTTCGCATCTCAACTACAATTATTTTTAATGTGTAATACCTTTGAGTTTTCTGAGCAACAAATAGAGAAAATAGGTGAAAACTATGCTCAAACCTTAGCTGTGATGGCGAAAGAGACAACAGCAAATTATCAATTAGTTGAAGTTGCCAATCAGACAGTTAAGGAAGATGAGAAATACCAATTATTAGCTATATCTACTGGAGAAAAAATTAATTATCCTCAATACAATTGCATTCATCAATTATTTGCCCAACAAGTAGCCAGAATACCAGACAGTCTAGCCGTCGCCAGTGAACATCAACAATTAACCTACCTACAGCTTAATAATAGTGCTAACCAATTAGCTAATTTTTTGCAAAATTTGGGCGTAGTTACTGAGACTTTGGTGGGAATTTGCGTGGAGCGTAACCCGCAAATGTTAGTCGGTATTTTAGGCATCCTCAAGGCTTGTGGAGCTTATGTCCCACTCGATCCGAGTTATCCACAACAGCGATTAGATTTCATGTTGCAAGATGCCAAAATAGAAATCTTATTAACACAAAAACATTTACTACCAAAATTTTCTCATCACAATATAAAAATTATCTGCATAGATACCGAATGGGAGGCAATTGCACAACACAGTGATGCTCATCCTGAATGTGAAATTACATCAGATAACTTAGCATATATCATCTATACTTCTGGCTCTACAGGCCTTCCCAAAGGCGTAGAAATAACTCATAAAAATTTAATTCACTCCACCATAGCGAGGATAAATTATTATCCAGAATATGATGTAAATTTTCTCTTACTGTCCTCCTTCGCTTTCGATAGCTCAGTTGCGGGAATATTTTGGACTTTGTGTTGTGGGGGAACTCTTTATCTTCCTCAAGTCGGTGAAGAAAAAGAAGTACGAAAGTTGGTGAAGTTAATATCTCAATATCAAATTTCTCATTTACTTTCTCTTCCTTCTCTATACGCCCTGATATTAGAACAAGCTGAAATTGCACAACTAACTTCACTACATACAGTGATTGTAGCGGGGGAACCCTGCCCGAAAAAATTAGTTCAATCCCACTGTGAATTGCTGAAAACCACATCTTTATATAATGAGTATGGCCCAACAGAAGCAACAGTATGGAGTAGCGTCTACAATTGCTCTTGGCCAGAAGCAGGAATTAGTATACCTATTGGTCGTCCTATTCATAATACACAAATTTATATCCTCAATTCTGATGGGAAACTTGTTCCTGTGGGTGTGACTGGTGAACTGTATATTGGTGGTGACGGAATCGCTAGAGGTTATCTCGGTAAACCTCAGCTAACAGCAGAGAAATTTATACCTGATTTCTTTAGCGATGAACCAGGCGCACGTTTGTACAAAACAGGAGATTTAGCTCGTTATCGCCCTGATGGTAACATTGAATTTTTAGGTCGGAGCGATCGCCAAGTCAAAATTCGCGGTTTTCGCATCGAACTGGGTGAAATTGAAGCGGTACTAGAACAACATCCAACGATTCGGGAAGTGGCGGTAGTTTCTAGGGAGATACAAGGCGACCTTCGTTTAGTCGCATATATAGTACCATCACCCCAACAGCTTTACTTCCAAGCAACAACTCTAGAACAGCAGTATATTGCCAACTATCAAACAGTTTATGACGAAATATATAGTCAAGATCAGAACTTTTCTCAGCTAGACTCTACAATTAGCCTTAGAGCCTGGATCAGCAGTGATACTAATCAGCCCCTACCAGAAGCAGAAGTTATTGAGTACGCAGACAGCACCGCCCAACGCATCCTCTCAGTTATGCAACCCAAACGGGTATTAGAGATTGGCTGTGGTACTGGTGTGATTTTGTTGCGGGTAGCTCCTCACTGCACGCATTACTGTGGTACAGATATCTCAGATGTAGCTTTGCGTTACACTCAGCAGCAATTGGCAATTCGTCAACCAGATATTCTCACCAAAGTTTCATTTTTACATAGAGCAGCGCACAACTTTCAAGACATAGCAACCGAACAGTTTGACACCATTATTTTGAATGAAGTCGTGCAGCATTTTCCTAGCATTGAATATTTTGTTGATGTTTTACAAAGTGCTGTGAAAGTTGTCCAGCCAGGAGGATGTATTTTTCTGGGTGGTGTACGCAGTTTGCCACTTCTAGAAGCTTTTCACACTTGGGTGCAGTTAAATCGAGTTCCGCCTTCATGGAGTACAGCGCAATTTTACCAACAGGTGCAAGAACAATTATCTGCTGAGAAGGAATTAGTTATCAATCCAGACTTCTTCACTGCGCTACAAAAATATCTGCCAGAAATTAGTTATGTACAGATTTGTCCTAAACGTGGTTCGTATCACAATGAACTGACAAAATTTCACTACGATGTGATTCTTCATATCAAAGCAGAAGTAAATTTAACTCCGGATATTTTGTGGTTAAATTGGCATGAAGAAAAACTCACGGTCACTGCTGTACGTCAGTTGTTAAAGTCCAGCGCACCAGCAACACTAGGGCTACGAAATATACCCAATGCTCGTGTAGAAACATCTGCAAAAGCAGTAGAATTACTAAGACAAAATTCAGGAATACAAACTGTTGCTGAACTCAAACAAGCCTTGCAGTCAAATTTTTCACCATTAGGTGTTGATCCTGAAGAATTTTGGACTTTGAGCCAAGATTTACCGTATACAGTAGATATCAGTTGGGCTAACGCTGCTATTGATGGTAGTTACGATGTACTGTTTCGCCGCTACTCAGATAATTCTACAAATCTTATTCCGGGATTTGGTGCGATCGCCACTAATTCCCAACAGCCATTAGATACATACACTAACAAACCCTTGCACAGCCAGAGCAAATTAACTTCAGAGTTGATTCCACAAATAACCAGTTACCTGCGCGAAAAATTGCCTGAGTACATGATTCCTGTGAATTTTGTCGCTCTAGAAGCACTACCACTGACACCTAATGGCAAGGTAGATTATCAAGCATTACCCGCCCCTCAGCAAATACGTTCTCGTTTCACAGAAACTTTGATTTTTCCCCGTGATAGTTTAGAACTTCAACTCGCCCAGATTTGGGAAGACATTTTAGATATTCACCCGGTTGGTGTGACGGAAAACTTTTTTGACTTGGGGGGTCATTCGCTTTCGGCTGTACGTTTAATGGCGCAGATTCGGACTAAATTAAATCAAGAGTTGCCTTTGTCTATTCTCTTTCAAGGAATCACAATTGAAAAACTAGCGAGTATTTTACGCCAGCAGTCTGATGTACAAACTCACAATCTTTTGATACCTCTTCAACCTCACGGTTCTAAAAGACCTTTCTTTTGTTTACATCCGGCTGGTGGTAATGTGCTTTGCTACTATGAATTAGCCCGTCATCTGCAACCAGACCAACCAATTTACGGACTGCAAGCATTAGGTTTAGATGGAGAGCAACAGCCTTACAACCGCATCGAAGACATGGCTGCTCACTATATTCAACTCATACGTACCATTCAACCAACAGGCTCTTATCTTTTGGGAGGTTGGTCTATGGGTGGTGCGATCGCTTTTGAAATAGCACAGCAGTTACATCAACAGGGCGATCGAGTTGATTTACTAGCTTTGTTCGATAGCCTAGCACCAATTCCTCAAAATAAGCCGACAAATATTAGTGAGTATAACGATGCCAAAATGCTATCTCAACTGGCTCAAGATATGGCTAGTTTAACTGGCAGAAATTTGGCCATTTCTGAGCAACAACTTCAGCAATTAAAGCCAGATGAGCAATTGCAATATTTCTTAGAACAGGCAAAGATAGCTAATATTTTCCCTCCAGATATTGAATATCAGCAACTTAGTAATCTTCTGCAAGTTTTCAAAAGTAATATTCAAGCCATATTAAATTACGCACCACAAGTTTATCCGCAGCGCATAGTTCTTTTTAGAGCCAGTGAAAATAACTTTAATCAAGCACCTCAAAACCAAACCTTGGGATGGGATGAACTTTCCTCGGAATCAGTAGAGATTGTCAATGTGCCAGGAACGCACTACACAATGCTGACTAAACCTCACGTTCAAACTCTCCTAGAACAGTTGAGACATTATCTCGCTCAAGATTAATCCAGGAGAATTAAATGCCACAATTTGCTGTAGCCCAAAGCATGAGAGTTTTTACTTTCATTTGGTTTGGACAACTAGTTTCACTGCTGGGTTCGAGTCTCACAGGGTTTGCACTAGGAGTTTGGGTTTATCAAAGAACTGGATCAGTTACACAGTATGCACTCATTTCTTTATTCTCACTACTACCAGGTCTTTTAATAGCACCATTAGCAGGCGTGTTAGTAGACAGATGGGATCGACGCTGGCTGATGATTTTTAGTGATGCTGGAGCAGGTTTAGGTAGTCTGATAATTGCCCTGTTGCTGTGGCTGGGTCAACTCCAAGTTTGGCAAATTTACCTTATTGTTGCCATCAGTTCAATGTTCAGTGCCTTCCAGTGGCCTGCTTATGCTGCTGTCACAACATTACTCGTTCCTAAACAGCACTTAGGGCGTGCTAATGGAATGGTACAGTTTGCAGAAGCAGTATCACGGTTAATTGCACCAGCCTTAGCAGGAATACTAGTAGTCTCAATCAATCTTCAAGGTGTCATATTACTAGATAGTGTGACGTTTGTTTTGGCGATCGCCACGCAGATGCTCGTTCGATTCCCTAAGATCAAAACTACGATCGCAGATGTAGAGAAAAACAAATCCCTGCTAGGGGAGGCGGTGTCTGGCTGGAAATACATCACTACTCGACCCGGACTACTGGCATTATTGATATTTTTTGCTATCAAAAATTTTTTGGTAGGAACTGTTAACGTACTGATTACACCTTTAGTTCTATCTTTTACTTCCACTACTGTCTTAGGCACTGTACTATCAATTGGTGGCAGTGGTATGCTCCTTGGCAGTTGTGTTATGAGCTTTTGGGGTGGTTCACGGCGACGTATTCATGCTGTACTGGGCTTTACCCTGTTGGGTGGGTTATCTATTATCATGGCTGGAATCAAACCAGCAGCACCAGTTTTCTTTGCAGCTGCGTTTACCTACTTCTTCGGCTTCCCCATTGTCAACAGTTGCGATCAAGCTATTTGGCAAAGCAAAGTTGAGCTTGCTGTCCAGGGACGAGTTTTTGCTTTGCGACGTATGCTTACTTGGGGATCTCTACCGCTTGCTAGCCTTGTGGCAGGCCCCTTAGCCGATCATGTCTTTGAACCTTTACTTGTTCCAGGAGGGTTATTAGCCGGAAACCTTGGACAGATTATTGGTGTAGGGAAAGGATACGGCATTGCCCTATTATTTATTCTTATGGGAATACTGACTATGTTAGCCACAGTAAGCTTCTATTTATACCAGCCTCTACGTTTATTAGAAACTCAATTGCCTGATGCGTAAGCGTAGCCCATCGGAGATATCGCTGATAATACGCCAATTTCTAAGGAAGACATCAGACAAAATTAAATTATGAATGAATAACTGTCCTTTGAACCCATATCTTGAGCTAAAAGTTTAGGCTTTCCTAGACTAGCTATGTAAAATTAATACTTAATGTCAGCTTCAATTATTACATAGCGAGGCTTTTAAACAAATCAAGTATATTTTTATTAAATCTTTGATTTTGCATTGCTAAAACCTTTCTGTATCAATAATTTTAGACTATTTTTATTGTTAATTTATCATAACAACTCTGGGAGAGCCAGCATTCTTAACTCTTAAAACTTAAAAAAGGATAGATATACACTATTTTTGTTATTATATTAAGCTTTTAAGCTTTTTGTTATTATATTAGGTATTTAAGCAGAAAGTTTTTCGGAAAAATTCACCTGCGACATAACTTGTGCGCGTATTGAATTAGCAGCCGTTTCTGCAATTTCTGCTCTATCATAATCAGTAAGAAGTACTGCAAGTAGCGATTTGAGAGCTTCGCGGTTAGATATAAACTCTTCACCGTATAAATCATCTTGCAGCAGTGTGGCTTCTAAGTAAGGTAATAGCTCAGGCGCAGGAGATAACAACCGTTCTTTAATGCGTCTCCTTGCCGTCTCTGTTGCAGAAGTTGTACCTACACCTAAATCCCATGTTTCAATTATTAGCCTGATTTCACGGTTAAGTGATACACGCAGCGTTGATAGGCGACCAAATAAAGGAAGGTTGAGCATTAAAGGTGGTAGTGCATTACCCCAATCTAAACCAGCACCAATAGTGCAATTGGCTTCATCTTCGATACGAACAGCCTCATCGAGCCATCCTTCACCAAAAAGTAAATCTATAGCTTCTTGGGTTGTTACTGGCTCGTTCACCTGAGAATTATTATTTTGCTGTTGATGATTCATAAATTTTCATCGGCTCTCCGTCTCAATACACCATACTCAAAATAAACCAAATTATCGTATTCTTCTTCAGGCCCGCAGTTAAACATATTTTGTTTTTCGTAAAATCCTACAGACCTTGGTAAAGAATGCAACCCAACTCTACCTTCATACCCAAGCTCAACACTTCTAATTCTGGCAAAATTTAAAAGTGCTTGACCAACACCTTTGAATTGAGGCGGACGCTGAATTTCAATTCGGTTAGTGGGGGCAGTTGCAATACCATCAACATAAACTAGTCTCTTACCAATATTCAACCGGGAACCGTGCATTTGTGTTTCTATTATCATTAATCCTTGAGTTTTGTTTTCGCACTCAACTGCATAACCTTCAAGATTTGCTTGATTGGCAATATATCTTAATTTAAATATCCAGTCCCAGTATTTATCTTCTTGAGTAAATAACCTTAACTTTTCGATCCAATCATTGACATAATCATCAACATGTTTTTGTCCTAAATCTACCAGATAGGCTTCAACAGGTGTATTATCAACACCCCTTTTTAACTCGATTTTTCGCTGCACCTAAAGCTCCTAATTGTCAACTGATTATTAAAGCTTGTGACTGCTATTTGACTGGTAGATAAAAGAGTAAATGTGAATGCGTATATCAATAGCTTTATGCCAACCAGCAAGCACAGCATCATCTGAAATTTCTCCAATAACTACCAAACTATTTTCTTTATCCACATAGTAGGGTAAAGGTTCAGCACTCAACATTAAAATTTTAGCTTTCAGTTACAAAATAATCAGAACGCTCTGTTGGTTCTAATCCCTTATCTGGAGGGAAGTTTTGTTTGTGTAGACGAGCCAGCACCGTAGTGTTAGCGCAGATCGGCATTATCTCCAGGAGGAACTAAAGCCCTATTCTTTTTCTTACCCGCGATCGCATTAACAGAGTGAATCAGTGTAAATTCAGAAATTCTAACTTGCCGGATGATATAACCCCGTATCCTGATTAAATTCCCATCCTAACCCTGCTCTATCCTTGCCTTTGCACCATCCCACAAAAAGCGGTGGTGGCAGATTAATTCGCTGCTCGCGTATAGTTTCTACACTTACACCAAGTCTTGAAGCTAAACCTTCTTCCGTTAGCGGTTGGATTCGAGGAGTTTGCCCTTGATAATATGAATTATTATTGTACGATTTCTTCTGCCGTTTCGGTTGGTTGTTGAGATAATTTTGAATTTTAATAATCGCCTCAGTAAATTGTTTCATTTGCGCTGTTATCTCTTCAGTTTTTTGTTCTAAAGAGTCCAGGTGTCCATTAAAGAATTATTTGTCAATTTTAAGGAATTAATGTCTTGCTGTTATAGAGGCTAAAAAGCTTATACAGTAAGTATTTTAGGCTTTTTAGCCCTTTTATATTCTTTGAAGGCTTTTAAATAATTAAATGCCTTTTCTCTAAAAACTGACTCCTCAAAATTTAAATAATTAAATGCCTTTTCTTGAAAAAGTGGCACCTCTAAGCTTAAATAATTAAATGCCGCTTTAAGCGGAAGTTGCA
Encoded proteins:
- a CDS encoding non-ribosomal peptide synthetase gives rise to the protein MSNFSESLGDISPEQYELLQLLLKKRGIGKPEQKTIPKRIDQSPCQLSSAQQRLWFLHQLNPDISVYNMPAAIGIQGSLNIAALAQTFNEIARRHEILRTRFETVNGKPIQIINPTISIPLSVVNLQDLPDDKRQTEVTRLIKAEAEKPFDLTQTPLLRTTLLQLDVTEYVLLLTIHHIIADGWSIDVLIREVMVLYEAFCSGQPSPLAELPIQYADFAFWQSQYLQGEVLANQLAFRREKLGHHPPALELPTDRPRPAIQTFRGATQSFSLSAEVTQALKTLSQTEGTTLFVTLLAAFKTLLYRYTGQEDILLGSPIANRNRAETEGLIGFFVNTLVLRTDLSGNPSFRELIARVHEQASAAYAHQDIPFEQLAAELQPQRDLSRNPLIQVMFVLENRSRLLGELGDLKLSLLEINTAIAKFDLTLILSETSQGLNGWLEYSTDLFDAVTITQMVRHFQTLVGGIAVNPDQRLASLPLLSAAEQHQLLYEWNHPEISYPQHYCIHQLFEQSAQQAPEAIAVVFEEQQITYQALNQQANQLAHYLRSLGVKPGVKVGICVERSLWMIVGILAILKAGAAYVPLDPSYPQERLAFIIQDAQLEVLLTQQQLLEVLPPHQVQVISLDRDWQIIAQENQANPACTATVGNLAYIIYTSGSTGQPKGVLVPHQNVTRLFEAVQPWFEFNQQDVWTLFHSIAFDFSVWELWGALLHGGKLVIVPYWLSRSPEAFYQLLCKQKVTVLNQTPSAFRQLIQAKEPFNHQLALRLVIFGGEALEISSLQPWCERHGDRYPQLVNMYGITETTVHVTYRPITMADLQVNSGSIIGRPIPDLQVYILDQHQQLVPIGVSGEMYIGGGGLAKGYLNRPDLTTEKFIPHPFSNQPDARLYKSGDLARYLPNGDIEYLGRIDHQVKIRGFRIELGEIAGILTQHPSVQETVVLAKETSSGEKYLVAYVVFRHQQTPTTSQLRNFLKKQLPDYMLPSVFVVVEALPLTANGKLDHQALPEPSTSRPELDTAFVSPRTATEKILTEIWSQVLGFAEIGIYDNFFALGGDSIRSIQVRSLAQERGLYFSLQQIFQHQTIHELIADVVIAENPQATTQSIAAFSLISEQERSQLPENIEDAYPLTMLQMGMLFHNEYDTDTPIYHNVASLHIQAPFAPQHFQTAAQQLINRHPVLRTSFDLSNFSQPLQLVHKNVAVALQVEDLSHLSTIEQEEILNAELEAQKRHKFDWTSPPLLRFHIYRRSSQTFQFNFSEHHAILDGWSVATMLTELFENYFSLLQGETPTIKLSPEIAFRDFVALQQTALQSQASQDYWKQKLKGCMMTRIPREYQPQSATTSAIRAFPVLISDETATGLQQLAKVAKVSLKSVLVAAHIYVLSQLSGQSDVVTIMASHGRPETTDSDWSLGLFLTPLPLRMKLSGGTWIDLVQQTFAAEKDLLPHRLYPLAQMQIDLGNQRLAETSVNFTRFHVYERLQQLSGLQIIDTQGFAMTDFALVAEFSFDVFASQLQLFLMCNTFEFSEQQIEKIGENYAQTLAVMAKETTANYQLVEVANQTVKEDEKYQLLAISTGEKINYPQYNCIHQLFAQQVARIPDSLAVASEHQQLTYLQLNNSANQLANFLQNLGVVTETLVGICVERNPQMLVGILGILKACGAYVPLDPSYPQQRLDFMLQDAKIEILLTQKHLLPKFSHHNIKIICIDTEWEAIAQHSDAHPECEITSDNLAYIIYTSGSTGLPKGVEITHKNLIHSTIARINYYPEYDVNFLLLSSFAFDSSVAGIFWTLCCGGTLYLPQVGEEKEVRKLVKLISQYQISHLLSLPSLYALILEQAEIAQLTSLHTVIVAGEPCPKKLVQSHCELLKTTSLYNEYGPTEATVWSSVYNCSWPEAGISIPIGRPIHNTQIYILNSDGKLVPVGVTGELYIGGDGIARGYLGKPQLTAEKFIPDFFSDEPGARLYKTGDLARYRPDGNIEFLGRSDRQVKIRGFRIELGEIEAVLEQHPTIREVAVVSREIQGDLRLVAYIVPSPQQLYFQATTLEQQYIANYQTVYDEIYSQDQNFSQLDSTISLRAWISSDTNQPLPEAEVIEYADSTAQRILSVMQPKRVLEIGCGTGVILLRVAPHCTHYCGTDISDVALRYTQQQLAIRQPDILTKVSFLHRAAHNFQDIATEQFDTIILNEVVQHFPSIEYFVDVLQSAVKVVQPGGCIFLGGVRSLPLLEAFHTWVQLNRVPPSWSTAQFYQQVQEQLSAEKELVINPDFFTALQKYLPEISYVQICPKRGSYHNELTKFHYDVILHIKAEVNLTPDILWLNWHEEKLTVTAVRQLLKSSAPATLGLRNIPNARVETSAKAVELLRQNSGIQTVAELKQALQSNFSPLGVDPEEFWTLSQDLPYTVDISWANAAIDGSYDVLFRRYSDNSTNLIPGFGAIATNSQQPLDTYTNKPLHSQSKLTSELIPQITSYLREKLPEYMIPVNFVALEALPLTPNGKVDYQALPAPQQIRSRFTETLIFPRDSLELQLAQIWEDILDIHPVGVTENFFDLGGHSLSAVRLMAQIRTKLNQELPLSILFQGITIEKLASILRQQSDVQTHNLLIPLQPHGSKRPFFCLHPAGGNVLCYYELARHLQPDQPIYGLQALGLDGEQQPYNRIEDMAAHYIQLIRTIQPTGSYLLGGWSMGGAIAFEIAQQLHQQGDRVDLLALFDSLAPIPQNKPTNISEYNDAKMLSQLAQDMASLTGRNLAISEQQLQQLKPDEQLQYFLEQAKIANIFPPDIEYQQLSNLLQVFKSNIQAILNYAPQVYPQRIVLFRASENNFNQAPQNQTLGWDELSSESVEIVNVPGTHYTMLTKPHVQTLLEQLRHYLAQD
- a CDS encoding MFS transporter, with protein sequence MPQFAVAQSMRVFTFIWFGQLVSLLGSSLTGFALGVWVYQRTGSVTQYALISLFSLLPGLLIAPLAGVLVDRWDRRWLMIFSDAGAGLGSLIIALLLWLGQLQVWQIYLIVAISSMFSAFQWPAYAAVTTLLVPKQHLGRANGMVQFAEAVSRLIAPALAGILVVSINLQGVILLDSVTFVLAIATQMLVRFPKIKTTIADVEKNKSLLGEAVSGWKYITTRPGLLALLIFFAIKNFLVGTVNVLITPLVLSFTSTTVLGTVLSIGGSGMLLGSCVMSFWGGSRRRIHAVLGFTLLGGLSIIMAGIKPAAPVFFAAAFTYFFGFPIVNSCDQAIWQSKVELAVQGRVFALRRMLTWGSLPLASLVAGPLADHVFEPLLVPGGLLAGNLGQIIGVGKGYGIALLFILMGILTMLATVSFYLYQPLRLLETQLPDA